In Plasmodium vivax chromosome 14, whole genome shotgun sequence, the genomic window AGAGATATGAATAAACATGTGTtgttattacatatatactaACTTGATAGATGCGGTTTAACTGACGCAAATTTCATCCCCCAATGTGTAcctcattttttgtgtaGTCCTCTCAAAGCGCAGTAGATTACATTGAACAGGAACCACTAGATATACTAAACCTAGAAGAAGGTGATTTAGAAGTAACCGAACAATGGAAAGATAATGAATGGCACAACTGGAAGTTGAAATTGGAGGAAGATTGGGATTCCTTTTCTACATCTTTGATTAGGGATAAGAAAGATTtcatgaaaataaaaacggatGAATTAAATGGATGGCTTAATCTcgaggaaaataaatggaataatttttctggATATTTGAGTGATGGATACAAAAATTATCTATTAAAGAAATCCGAAAAATGGAATGATGCTGACTGGGAAAACTGGGCAAATACAGAGATGGTAGCTCATCTTGATAAAGATTATCACTTATGGTCTTTAAATACAGAAAGATCCGTAAATGCATTAGTAAGAGGAGAATGGAATCAATGGCAACATGACAAAATGTCATCCTGGTTATCTAGTGATTGGAAAAAAGTTGGAGCCATGTATTGGGATTTACAGGAAAGTAGAAACTGGGCTTCATATTCACACACAGATGATATGAAAGAGCACTGGATCAAATGGAATGATAGAAATGCTAGAGAAAATATTGAATGGTCAAAATGGGTGCAAAAcaaagaatattttattatgtacgCAAGGCACAGTGATATTGAACAATGGAAATATGATAATTATGCCTTATACAGCACCTGGAGAAATGACTTTATTAACAGATGGgtaagtgaaaaaaaatggaattcaATACTCAATTAGGAACAATATCCTAATTACCTTTTCTTGGAATAACTTCCACTAATTAGGAGATAACAGATCTTATAAGGGAAGAGGTGTCTACTCGAGTATGATTTGTTCAATAACCTAATTAAAAACGCTTTGGAGATTGAAATTAcaacgtaattttttttctctatataaaatttaatcattttttcttttaaaactttgcataaaaaaaaagaatatatatatttgcctATATACGGAATATGTTTCGCCCGAACTATTATTGGCCTTtttgtattcttttttttttaaacaaataattatttaatatttacgtaagtagtaattttttaaataattattatagcTTTTTTCTCGTGTTTACATGAGTCACAGTGTaaccttttttcctttgaatTCCGTGATTTGGTTtcatatataacaaataataaatttgtgTGTTCGTTCTTTGATATTGTAGTACAACTtccaaaattattatttccaTATTTATAACTTCACACTCATGTCTAAAATTCTCTGATAAGAAggttattttgcaaaaaaaggagatagaaaatatttatctccCAAAAGGTTTTTCCGCAAAATTAATTGCTATCATTGCTATCGTTTGATTTTATctatgaaaaaggaaaaaaactactTTGCCATCACCTATCTTACCTATCTTATATTGATTCCTTAAATGGCTAATATTAGGAACGATGTTTCTACTTGCTGGTTGGTGCGTAGGCAATATATGGCACATGTTCCTTATGTATCTGttcatatgtgtacatttttattcattattaaCCCAtgtaaacaaaatttttcgCCCCCCTCTACCCCATATATACTTTACAAAAATTGTTACTCTTTTTGTAAGGCAGTTATCCTGGCGACATCCATAATTTAATAGTTAATGTCTATTTTAGTGTAAGGCGATATTCACCTTTCCCAAATCGAATGTTTCATTATTTACCAAGGGAACTTGCCTGTCTTCTTATACACTCTTAGCTGATCAAATGAATGTATTACGAAATGTCCTCTTTAATAACTATttatgtagttttttttttataggtAACATCGTACGAGCTTAATAACATACATATTTgcattacttttttttttttccctctaattatattttatgttcaACTTGTTTTTCACCACACATAGGgcataataatatatcgaAATGGCAGCTAAtgtaatgcaaataaatagtGCAACATATTTACTTTTCTATCTCTGCCTTTAAATTAACACTTTTATAAACTTTTCTGTCAAAAttgtagcattttttttttaactatttGTAAGCTCTCCGCGTGTGTAGTGTTATTTTTGCACTTCACAACTTCCAGTTATGTTACTAGACCTATCCCGTAGTAATGCACTTTCTTGGTGTAcaacttttcattttaagtttaacacaatttttcttctttcattTAGTTCTGTcggatattttaaaattatttgtcctttttctttgctttaAATCGTTTTTACTTTAATATACATCTGGCCATTCCTGTAAtgctcgattttttttttcttaaaacattttaaaccctttattttgaagttattattatcattttttgggCAAAGTtccttataaaattaaatagaTGTGAACACTGCCTATCCccttttgtctttttttcgccttataattttcttattaCATGCAGCATACTACTGCGCAGATagggaaaatttatttaccaACATTCTCTTCCTCGCACATGCAACTGTTCCTATCGACGCATGAGAATTATGCGCAAAAGATCTATTCTAGGAGTTTACATTTTACGCTTCATTTGACATAGAACAGGAAATATCCTACGTACGTTTCTAGCATTTCaataattgcaaaaaaatagaatacGTAGGTGCAAAGGCGAAATGATCAATAATTTGACTGACGCCACCTTTTTCCCGCTATTTACACAACACCTTCTAAGCAGTAGGATAGATAATATGTAATGAAAgtacaatattattttatgattaaTTTTTAGGAATTAGTAAAGttctaatatataattagtaatactttaagcaatttttttttaactacaGTTGGGGGataaacaaaatgtaaaaagtatatttcaaaatgtcAATTGTGTTAAacgttatttatttacacacataacttaaaaaaaaaaagttggaataacaaaaaaaaaaaaaaaaaaaaaaaatcaaatagaAAGTTGCATATATGTGCCTGCACATATATAATGTGATAATTATCAATTTTCAtacaatgttttttttttttctgagatAACTTGCATAAGTTTGATAACACATCTTGTCaattaaaatgatataacATTCTCCTTTATGTTGCCTCTAAAGGTTGggccatttctttttttgtgtgtaaatTTTCAATCCAATCTACGATGTTTTCTAAGACCTTTTCGTTCCCAGGCTCCGCGGTCAACCCGTGCTCCATATTTTCTAATGTAATCAATtctttattatcattatttaatctattaaaaaatgataatgcACCTTtgtaataacaaaaaatatcatcTTTGGAATGAATTAACAATATGGGAATATCTTTGGGGATAAATTCCATATCACTCTCTAAGTTACTCGTTGCTTTTAGAAGTTCATACCAATATTTTACGGTTATCCCATTTTTGGATcgaattttatcaaaattagCAAGATCATTAAGATAGGgatatttttgaaattccatttttgtaaCCACTCTTGATGTTGGAAAGAAGCCACTGATTAATCTTGAAAatggtaaataaaaatatttatatttatatgaacgTGGTGAAGCTATTTTCTGAAAAGAAATCATACTGGATAATGAGATACATCCTTGAATGTTTAGTTTTCCTTTCCCATCGTTTTGTGTCTTCTCTAACAGTTGTAATGTTCTTAAAACAATATTTCCTCCCATTGATTGGCCGACTAAGAATATTGGAAGTGAAGaacatttattattcttacATTCTTTACTACAG contains:
- a CDS encoding tryptophan-rich antigen (Pv-fam-a) (encoded by transcript PVX_121897A); amino-acid sequence: MVALLPISFFSLSAAYLLSNISPSSQSAVDYIEQEPLDILNLEEGDLEVTEQWKDNEWHNWKLKLEEDWDSFSTSLIRDKKDFMKIKTDELNGWLNLEENKWNNFSGYLSDGYKNYLLKKSEKWNDADWENWANTEMVAHLDKDYHLWSLNTERSVNALVRGEWNQWQHDKMSSWLSSDWKKVGAMYWDLQESRNWASYSHTDDMKEHWIKWNDRNARENIEWSKWVQNKEYFIMYARHSDIEQWKYDNYALYSTWRNDFINRWVSEKKWNSILN